DNA sequence from the Entomomonas asaccharolytica genome:
AGTTCAATTGCTGTACCCAAGGGTTGTTTTAACCAATTAGGTGCTAATTCGGTAAGAAATACAGCGATACCAAAACTAACTGGAATAGCAATAAGTAATGCGATAAGCGAAGTGGCCACTGTACCATAAATCATTACCAGTGCCCCATACTTGTCTTGTACAGGGTCCCACTCATTACTCCAAATAAAACTTAAACCAAATTCTTTAAACGCAGGTATGGCACCTATAATTAAGGAAATAATAATACCTGCTAGCATTACCAAGGTTAAAATAGCAGCACCACGGAACAGCCCTGCAAAAATAGCATCCCCATAACGGGAATGCTTGCGACTAGGAGAAGATTGCATATTTTATATAATAATCCTTAGTAACCTGACTACTTATAATTAATAACTGTACCATTAGTATCTACTATTTTAGACCAACTATTACGAATAGTTTTCTTTACTGTCTCAGGAAAAGCCACATAATCTAACTCAGCAGAAGCAGCATCACCTTTTTCTAATGCCCAGTTAAAGAATTTTAAAGCAGCGGCTGTTTGTGCAGGTTTATTAGTTTGTTGATAAAGAATGATATAGGTCGCTGTAGATAAAGGCCATGCTTGTTCGCCTGCGGCATTAGTCATATCTTGCGCAAAGGTTTTTTCCCAATCAATGCCTTCCGCAGCAGCTTTGAATGCTTCATCGCTTGGTACTACAAAATTACCTGATGAGTTTTTTAAGGCCACATAAGCCATTTTATTTTGTTTAGCGTAAGCGTATTCCACATAACCAATTGAGTTAGCCAAACGCATAACAAAGGCAGATACGCCCTCATTACCTTTACCACCTACACCCACTGGCCATTTCACCGCTGCGCCTACACCCACTTGATCTTTCCAATCAGCACTAACTTTTGCTAGGTAAGAAGTAAATACGAAACTAGTACCTGAACCATCTGCACGACGTACTACAGTAATTTTAGCATTAGGTAAATTAACTTGTGGATTTAATTTTTTAATGGCCTCATCATTCCATTGGGTAATTTTGCCTAAATAAATATCAGCTAAAACTTCACCTGTTAGTTTTAACTGGCCTTCTTTAATGCCTTTAACATTAATTACAGGTACCACGCCACCAATTACTGTAGGAAATTGCATTAAACCATCTTTAGCCAAATCTTGATCACTTAAGGGAGCATCAGAAGCACCGAAATCCACTGTTTTCGCTACTATTTGTTTTACACCAGCACTTGAACCTATGGATTGATAATTAACGCGATTACCTGTTTCTTTATAATAACTATCAGCCCATTTGGCATAAACGGGAGCAGGAAAAGAAGCGCCTGCCCCTGTAATATCTTGTGCAGTTACTGGTAAAGCAACCAATAAAGAAGCTAAACCAACTGTTTTTAAGATCGATGTTAAGCGCATAATACTCACCTTTATTATTAAGTTGAGCATATCATGGCAAAGTTTTATGACAGTTTTATGACACTGGTGTAAAAATTAATTAGTGGCTTTAAATAAATTGATCGTATCAGTATCAACAGCTAACTAATATGCTTCTAAACCAAACTAAAATACCACTAGTTAGTTTTTTGCAGATTCAGTGTTGTATATCGTAACTTTTTTCCAATTCAACATTACCTATATCTATTTGTTTTAATTTGTTATTGATTTATATAACACTTTTACTATTAAAGACTTTAAAAAAAGACTCAGCACTTTATAATACATAAGAAATCATAGGGAATAATACAAAACAGCTAATGTATTTTTTTAAAAAACTTATTCAATATCCTTTTATAGTAATTTGTTTGCTCGTTTTAACCGCCTGTCAAACTAATTTCAGTGACGCTGATCTTGATCGTCAAGAAATCGTTACCAATCAAAGTAATGTTACTGCTAGTGAATTATTACAAACAGATGCTAACCGTGTTACCACGATTGCCATGCGTAATAATTTACATGGACTTTATGTTTTATTAGAAAAATTTTATAAACGTAATCCTAGAGAATGGCGAAAAACGGCTAATTCTTTAGAAGAAGCTAGAAAAATGGTATTTGATGCCATTGAACACGATAAATTTCTGCCTGGTTTAGAAAATAAAACAAGTATTGATGCACTCTATGTCGCCTTAGACCCCAATTATACAGGCGATAGAGCTGCAGCTTTAATTTATGGTTTAGCCACCATGATTATCGTTGCCCATGGCGACCATACAAAGTTTTATCTAGCTGATGTGGTTGATGCAGAACATATTTTTAATGCCGCCCGTAATGTGGAAATTGCCCAATGGATGTTAAAGCAACGTCAAAGTTCTGATGGTAAGCCATTACTGATTTCTAATGAAATGTCGGATAATGGTTATAATTTGAGCTTTGCTATTGAGCTGGCCAAAATAACTGCTCGCTTAGATTTAGTTTCAGCGATGTTAGATGAACGTTATCGACGTGTTGGCACCAATTATGTACATAACTTATTATTCTTAACCTTTTTACCTGTGCAATAATTTTACTGTTTATAAGTGATAAGCTACTCACTAAACATTGAAAATTGTTGGTATGGCAAAGGAGCGTTATAGGGTTTCAGTATAGACTTAATAGTATATTCTATAGGGGAAGGTCTGCTAAACAAGAAACCCTGAATATATTCTACGCCCTGATTACTCAAATAATGCAATTGGTCTATTGTTTCCACTCCTTCTGCCACAATTTTCATTTCCATATTTTTGGCTAAGCCAATAATAGTATCCAATAAATAATTAGCTGTATTTTTCTTATAAATAGTGGATACAAACATTCTATCAATTTTTAAATTATCAATTTTATACTTCTGCAAATAACCCAAATTTGAATAGCCTGTGCCAAAATCATCTATGGAAATAGAAACACCAATTTCATGAAATTTATGTATTAATTTATCTAGTTTGTCCGATGATTTAACAAATTGACCCTCTGTTAACTCTAACACTAATTTGATTGTATCAGCTGGAAATCTTGCCAGAAATTGTTGGCAGTCAGCTATTAACTCAGGGTCATCAAGGTGAGAGGCATGGATATTAAAACTAACATGAAAGGGTTTAGGAAGAGAAAAAATATAGGGGGTTAACTCAGTTGCCACCCTATCCATAAGTCCTTTTGTCATAGGAATAATCAGTTTACTACGCTCAGCTAAACTAATAAATTTATTGGGTCTGATTAGACCATGTTTTGGATGGCGCCATCTTGTTAATACTTCAAGACCATGCCACTTAAAGTCCGCTGTAGAAACAATCAATTGGTAATAAGGAACCAGCTCATTCTCTACAATAGCCCTTTTAAACTCGCGCTTAGCTGCTGTCATTGCTATATAAATAAATGTTACTATTCCTAATAGCAACAATAGAATGGTTAATATAATAAAGGATAAAATTGTTTGATAACCGCTTTTAATAGCATCTGAATTAACCAATATTTTAAAGGGGTATTTATTAGAACTAAAATCTGACCATCCTTTCCTTGTGAAACCTTCATACTCCAATACTGTATTGTCTGTGTCTATTAACTTATTATTAATAATAATAAAACTTTCCCTTTCAAATTCAGTTGTGTGTAAGATATCTGCTATGACTTTACCATGAATTCCTACAAAAACGCCCCAATCACCCTCTTTAACACTATAACTAATAATAGGCGTTTCTGGTGTTAAGTGGTTAGATTCAAATAAATTAAGTGGCTCTTCTATGTAACGTTTTACATTAACATAGCTTCTTTGATTTAAGTCGTAGATAGATGAACAATAAATAACGCCA
Encoded proteins:
- the pstS gene encoding phosphate ABC transporter substrate-binding protein PstS; translated protein: MRLTSILKTVGLASLLVALPVTAQDITGAGASFPAPVYAKWADSYYKETGNRVNYQSIGSSAGVKQIVAKTVDFGASDAPLSDQDLAKDGLMQFPTVIGGVVPVINVKGIKEGQLKLTGEVLADIYLGKITQWNDEAIKKLNPQVNLPNAKITVVRRADGSGTSFVFTSYLAKVSADWKDQVGVGAAVKWPVGVGGKGNEGVSAFVMRLANSIGYVEYAYAKQNKMAYVALKNSSGNFVVPSDEAFKAAAEGIDWEKTFAQDMTNAAGEQAWPLSTATYIILYQQTNKPAQTAAALKFFNWALEKGDAASAELDYVAFPETVKKTIRNSWSKIVDTNGTVINYK
- a CDS encoding EAL domain-containing protein: MRVLHRFLLKARYSNTALAVIALLVFLLVVLLAEFYNYYRINDNYKKQIRSESQLVIDKLNNVFDEANEIAHNAMIMKDTPCKAEEYTFKKLVATSNIIRSVTLTRNGVIYCSSIYDLNQRSYVNVKRYIEEPLNLFESNHLTPETPIISYSVKEGDWGVFVGIHGKVIADILHTTEFERESFIIINNKLIDTDNTVLEYEGFTRKGWSDFSSNKYPFKILVNSDAIKSGYQTILSFIILTILLLLLGIVTFIYIAMTAAKREFKRAIVENELVPYYQLIVSTADFKWHGLEVLTRWRHPKHGLIRPNKFISLAERSKLIIPMTKGLMDRVATELTPYIFSLPKPFHVSFNIHASHLDDPELIADCQQFLARFPADTIKLVLELTEGQFVKSSDKLDKLIHKFHEIGVSISIDDFGTGYSNLGYLQKYKIDNLKIDRMFVSTIYKKNTANYLLDTIIGLAKNMEMKIVAEGVETIDQLHYLSNQGVEYIQGFLFSRPSPIEYTIKSILKPYNAPLPYQQFSMFSE